TGTATACAGAGCACTTTAATGCCTGCCGGTGTTGCAGTAGTTATTGAATGTAAACACCTTTGCATGGCTATGAGAGGTATACAGAAACAAAACTCTGTAACTACAACCTCAGCTTTTACCGGTGAATTTGCAAAAGATAAAACCAGGGCAGAATTTTTAAGGCTAATCACGGCCGATCTGCACTAGAGGAGTTTAAGAGCAAAGAATAAGGAACCAAGATTAAAGACAGGGTACAGAAACTTAATCCACTTTATCTTTAATCAAAAAAATAAAAACAAACAGGTTAAGTCGCCAGGTCTTTGATCTTGGTTCCTTGATCTTTAATCAAATAATAAAAAATGAAAGCATATATATTTCCAGGACAAGGCGCTCAGTTTTCGGGCATGGGTAAAGAACTTTACGAAAACGAAGTTGCAAAAACGCTATTTGAGCAAGCCAATGAAATCATTGGTTTCCGTATTAGCGATATCATGTTCTCTGGTAGCGATGAAGAATTGAAACAAACTAAAGTTACTCAGCCTGCAATATTTCTTCATTCTGTAATTCTGGCTAAAACTTTAGGTGATGCTTTTAAGCCGGATATGGTAGCCGGACATTCATTGGGCGAATTTTCTGCTCTTGTTGCCGCTTCTGCGCTATCTTTCGAAGATGGATTGAGATTGGTAATTACGCGCGCAAATGCGATGCAGAAAGCCTGCGAATTACAGCCCTCAACAATGGCTGCGATCCTTGGATTAGCTGATGAAATTGTTGAGAATATATGTAAAGAGATCCCTGAAGTGGTTGTGGCGGCTAATTATAATTGCCCCGG
This is a stretch of genomic DNA from Candidatus Pedobacter colombiensis. It encodes these proteins:
- the fabD gene encoding ACP S-malonyltransferase; its protein translation is MKAYIFPGQGAQFSGMGKELYENEVAKTLFEQANEIIGFRISDIMFSGSDEELKQTKVTQPAIFLHSVILAKTLGDAFKPDMVAGHSLGEFSALVAASALSFEDGLRLVITRANAMQKACELQPSTMAAILGLADEIVENICKEIPEVVVAANYNCPGQIVISGSIEGVDIACQKLTEAGAKRALKLNVGGAFHSPLMEPARLELQEAIEKVTVLPPVCPIYQNVDPVPNTDPQKIKNNLITQLTGAVRWTQTVERMLADGADEFVEVGPGNVLQGLVKKVNRAVQTSSASA